The Punica granatum isolate Tunisia-2019 chromosome 4, ASM765513v2, whole genome shotgun sequence genome has a window encoding:
- the LOC116204891 gene encoding serine/threonine-protein kinase SRK2E, with protein sequence MDRSAVTVGPGMDMPIMHDSDRYELVRDIGSGNFGVARLMRDRKTSELVAVKYIERGDKIDANVRREIINHRSLRHPNIVRFKEVTLTPTHLAIVMEYASGGELFERICNAGRFSEDEARFFFQQLISGVSYCHAMQVCHRDLKLENTLLDGSPAPRLKICDFGYSKSSVLHSQPKSTVGTPAYIAPEVLLRKEYDGKVADVWSCGVTLYVMLVGAYPFEDPEEPKNFRRTIQRILNVQYSIPDYVHISPECRHLISRIFEADPAKRITIPEIKSHEWFLKNLPTDLMDDNAQFEEPDQPMQSLDEIMQIIAEATVPAPGSQNLNQYLAGTLDMDDDMDEDLETDPDLDIDSSGEIVYAM encoded by the exons ATGGATCGGTCTGCGGTTACGGTTGGTCCGGGGATGGACATGCCGATCATGCACGACAGCGATCGGTATGAGCTTGTTCGGGACATCGGGTCGGGAAACTTCGGGGTCGCGAGGCTGATGAGGGACCGGAAGACCTCCGAGCTCGTCGCTGTCAAGTACATCGAGAGAGGGGACAAG ATAGATGCAAATGTGCGGAGGGAAATTATAAACCACAGATCACTAAGGCATCCCAACATTGTCCGATTCAAAGAG GTCACGTTAACCCCAACCCATCTTGCTATTGTTATGGAATATGCATCTGGAGGAGAGCTCTTTGAGCGTATATGCAATGCTGGCCGGTTCAGTGAAGATGAG GCTCGGTTCTTCTTCCAACAACTAATCTCAGGAGTCAGTTATTGTCATGCAATG CAAGTGTGTCACCGTGATTTGAAACTCGAAAACACTTTGTTGGATGGAAGCCCAGCTCCTCGTCTGAAGATTTGCGATTTTGGTTACTCCAAG TCCTCAGTGCTGCACTCACAACCAAAATCAACGGTCGGAACCCCGGCTTATATTGCTCCAGAAGTTTTACTCAGGAAAGAGTACGACGGCAAG GTTGCTGACGTATGGTCCTGTGGGGTGACTTTATATGTCATGTTAGTGGGGGCTTACCCTTTCGAGGACCCTGAAGAACCTAAGAACTTCCGCAGGACAATACAG AGAATACTCAATGTCCAATATTCGATTCCTGACTACGTTCATATATCTCCTGAGTGCCGCCACTTGATTTCAAGGATCTTTGAAGCTGATCCTGCAAAG AGGATAACCATTCCCGAGATAAAGAGCCACGAGTGGTTCCTGAAGAACCTCCCGACTGATCTCATGGACGATAACGCACAGTTCGAAGAGCCAGATCAGCCCATGCAGAGCTTAGACGAGATCATGCAGATAATTGCTGAGGCCACTGTTCCAGCTCCCGGGTCCCAGAACCTCAACCAGTACCTTGCTGGCACTCTTGACATGGATGATGACATGGATGAGGACCTCGAGACTGACCCTGACCTCGATATCGACAGCAGTGGGGAAATAGTATATGCGATGTGA